The Elaeis guineensis isolate ETL-2024a chromosome 14, EG11, whole genome shotgun sequence genome has a segment encoding these proteins:
- the LOC140853828 gene encoding uncharacterized protein produces MDTDVAQRLAQGLKTHKRKGAATSESAKRAMTEETSSAAPAQVAVAVDTPSDVEPEVPRASPRSPPAEVPTPEARPEGAPRAERRRRKKILTRKSRSRKAAIEGADGPEEDLGKNSFNNRNLIKRLVEGCILPEVVHRIVLADPEQRVWDSLGSFLEIGHQLIANVEAMKTAKREAARAEEGRLAEAVRLKEKIAEVTSFQEALQEGQTSFDLRAALEGRKKAEAEVSELKAQVSELKVQIPSLVSEAGARAVEEFKTFEMEDLQVQFG; encoded by the exons ATGGACACAGAcgtggctcagaggttagcccagggtctcaagacccacaagagaaaaggcgccGCGACTTCGGAGTCGGCGAAGAGAGCCATgacagaagagacgagctcggcagcgcctgctcaggtggccgttgccgtcgacaccccctctgacgtcgagcccgaagtcccccgagcctctccacggagccccccggccgaggttcccactccagaggctcgtcccgagggggcaccgagggccgaaaggaggaggagaaagaagatcctgacccgcaagagccgcagccgcaaggctgccatcgagggggccgacggccccgaggaagatctggggaaaaattccttcaacaataggaatttaataaagaggctggtcgaagggtgcattctgcccgaggtcgtccacaggatcgtccttgctgatcctgagcagcgggtctgggactctctgggatcctttctcgag attggacaccagctcatcgccaacgtcgaggcgatgaagaccgctaagagggaggcagctcgggcggaggaaggtcgcctggctgaggccgtccgcctcaaggagaagatcgctgaGGTCACAAGTTTCCAGGAGGCGCTgcaggagggacaaacctcgttcgATCTGAGGGCCGCTTTGGAGggaagaaagaaggcagaggccgaggtctctgaactgaaggcgcaggtctccgagctgaaggtgcagatcccgtccctagtctcggaggcaggggcccgagcagtggaggagttcaagaccttcgagatggaggatctgcaggtccagttcggcTAG